The following coding sequences are from one Gossypium hirsutum isolate 1008001.06 chromosome A12, Gossypium_hirsutum_v2.1, whole genome shotgun sequence window:
- the LOC121211443 gene encoding uncharacterized protein codes for MQWERRNKEPYKRSSSKSFSAFSIKKFKEDSIRATSVPERLKTRVTQPDRRISIRSVASEASVQNTPKSKCQHCGKYHLGECRGKIGACYKCRATDHFIQNCPLLQKDEKGQKKKQMATSQKSKRTSQSSVAGATHSSAKDFVSRSEVKAPALLASKKKLSVEPTEYDVQVTNSLGQSVIVNLVCRNCPLKIKGCEFLADLMLLPFRGFDVILGIDWLTKHDAVINCREKRISLKDQTSDILSVKLKNSNHVVKIISAFSAQRLIRKGLPPYREVEFVIDVVPGTAPISVTPYRMAPAELKELKTQLQELLDKGFIRPSHIVSAEGIRVDSSKVSIVVNWKTLRNVTEVQSFLGLVGYYRRFVKNFSMIASPMTRMLQKNVEFV; via the exons atgcaatgggaaagaagaaacaaagaacCTTACAAGAGAAGCTCCTCCAAATCTTTTTCAGCATTTTCGATTAAAAAGTTTAAGGAGGATTCCATTCGAGCTACATCGGTACCTGAACGATTGAAGACTAGAGTAACTCAACCTGATCGTAGAATATCAATCAGATCAGTTGCTAGTGAAGCCAGTGTACAAAATACTCCCAAGTCTAAATGTCAACACTGTGGAAAATATCATTTGGGAGAATGCAGAGGTAAAATAGGAGCTTGTTACAAATGTAGAGCTACTGATCATTTTATTCAGAATTGTCCTCTATTACAAAAAGATGAAAAAGGACAAAAGAAGAAACAGATGGCTACTTCTCAGAAAAGTAAACGTACGAGTCAAAGTAGCGTTGCAGGAGCTACTCATTCGAGTGCAAAAGATTTTGTTTCTCGATCAGAGGTTAAAGCACCAGCAC TATTAGCATCAAAAAAGAAATTGTCTGTTGAACCAACTGAATATGATGTTCAAGTTACTAATTCGTTAGGACAAAGTGTGATAGTAAATTTAGTGTGTCGAAATTGTCCACTGAAAATAAAAGGCTGTGAGTTCCTTGCTGATTTAATGTTGCTACCCTTTCGGGGATTCGATGTTATACTAGGAATAGATTGGTTGACAAAACATGATGCTGTGATAAATTGTCGCGAGAAGCGGATCAGTTTGAAAGATCAGACAAGTGATATACTTTCTGTTAAGCTTAAGAATTCAAATCATGTTGTCAAAATTATTTCAGCTTTTTCAGCTCAGAGGTTAATACGGAAGG GTTTACCACCATAtcgggaagttgaatttgtgattgatgtGGTACCAGGGACAGCTCCTATATCAGTGAcaccatatcgtatggcaccagctGAGTTAAAAGAGCTGAAGACACAGTTgcaggaattactagacaaagggtttATTAGACCGA GTCACATTGTTTCAGCTGAAGGGATTCGAGTAGATTCAAGTAAAGTATCTATAGTGGTAAATTGGAAAACTCTAAGGAATGTAACGGAAGTgcaaagttttctgggtttagttgGATATTATCGccgttttgttaaaaatttctcaATGATTGCTTCGCCTATGACACGAATGTTACAgaagaatgttgagtttgtgtaG